The Actinomycetota bacterium genome segment AGAACCGGCTGTTACCAGCAGCATATAGATTCCGATTCTCAGGATATGAGTTATGTCGTTTTTAAGTATGCCATTGTTTATTATGTCTGACATAAGGTTTGGAAGGTAAAGATCTGCAATGGAATGCAGAAAAACAAGAACAACTGTTCCGACAAGCGGAAGAGCATATGGTTTTAATTGTTTAAAAAGCCTGAGCATAAAAAATATGAATCCTTTTAGTAATCAATATATGGATTAAAATTAAATTTATTAAAAACTTTTATCTTCTTTGAAATGTTCTGATTCCTCCAGTAATTTTTTTAAAAGAGAAAGTCCCTCAATTATTTTTATCCTTTCATCATGTCCAACTTTTTTTACTGTCTGCTCTATATAATCATTCATTTTTGTATGAAAATCGCCATGTTTCTTTTTAAAGCTTTCGGAGATGCTTACATAAACGACTCTCCGGTCCTGATCGCTTCTTCTTCTTTCAACAATTCCGAGTGTTTTCATTTTCTCTATTATCCCTGAAAGGGTGCTGTTGGAAATCCCGATAAGCTCGCTTAGTTCAGTTATTCTTATTTTTTTATGTTCACTTATTGTTTTTATTATTATCCCATGAGAGTGGCCGATACCTTCATTTTCAAGGAGTTTTCCCATTTTGTTCTTAAGCAGAACGAAAATCTGATAAAGAAGTTTTATTATATCGGTATCTGTTTTTAATTCTGTTTTATCCATTTTTATAATAGCAAACTGATGTTTTCAGATAAAATTATTTCGGATACGAATATTTCGCTTTCGAAATATTATTCTTATTAAAAAAATATGTCAATCATTTTTTTGATTATAGATGGGTTTCCAGGTATGTCCTTAAATTTGATTCACGGGATAATTTGAGTTTTTTGCGTATATTGAGGCGATGATAGTCAATAGCTTTTTTTGTAACACAAAGCTTGTCAGCTATTTCTTTTGACTGATAACCTTCTTTAATAAAAGATGCTATCTGCAGTTCCCTTGGCGTCAGATTTGAAACAGAAGAGGGTCTTTTCTTGGTTATCGGATAAATGATTTCATCGATAATCGCGCTGACAAGATCCACGTCTTTTTCATTTGCAGTTTTTTTCATATAATTAAGTAAAGGTTTTATAAATTTCTCAAGATTTGTTGAAATAGTGTTTTCAAGATTATTCTGAAATTCTTCTCTCTGGCTTAATATGCTCATAAGAATATTATTCTGCTCCTCAAGAGCCTTGAAGCGCTTCTCAATGTCCGTCAGGTTTTCTTTTATATATTTGTGAAAAGTAATATCCCTGATATATTCGATTATCAGAATAATATTGTTTTTTCTGTCAAAAACAGGTATAGAGAACAATTCATGCCACCCCGGAGTATCGCCTTCACGCGGATAGCTTATAATGTTCATCTGCGGCTCTTTGGTTTCAAGGGTTTTTAATGTAGGGCAGTCTTCACAGGGTTTTTTCCTTTTATGATAAATTGAATAGCATTTACGGTTAACAGGATTAACCCCTTTTGTATAAAGATTGTGAATTGTTGCATTTACATAACGGACAATCAGATCAGAATCAAGTACGCTTACGCCGTCCTGAATGAATTCGAGAATAGTATGGAAAAAACTGGAGCTTTTAAAGAAATCATCTCTGTCTTTTACAATAATTTTTTTTGAAGAATCCTGGTTTAGAATCCAGTTGAATACATTTTCATGCATATCGGATAAATTTAAATTTATTTATTCTTGGTATTATTTAATAATTATATATCATGCTGGTATTTATGAAAAATAATTAATAATAATTTACGTTGAAAACCAGCATAATTACAAGTTTCTGACCGGTACTAATAATACTAGTTATAAGCTGGTATAATATAAGTGTTTTTATGGTATTACCGGAAAAATATTTTGTTATATACTTAAAGAGTTGAATTAGCTTCAAAATCGGATTATCAAAAATAAAAAAAGGGGAAACATATGAGCAATAAAGATACAGCTCTGGCAAAACCCATTAAAATCGGAAAAAGAACAGCCAAAAACAGATTTGTCATTCAGCCGATGGAATGTGCTGATTCAAGCTTGAGCGGCGGATTCTCGGAAAGATCGCTTGAACGTTATAAAAATCTTTTCGAAGGCGATGCAGGAGTAATTATATTTGAATCAATAACAATGCAGTATGACAGCAGGGCAAGAAATTCACAGATAAGCCTTCAGCCGGATGATAAAGAGAACATCAGAGAATGGGAAAAATTTATAAAGGACATGAAAAAAATCAATCCCGATCCTCTGCTTATCGTGCAGCTTAACCATTCCGGAGAGGTTTCAGGAAGCCAGTTTTCAAAAAGAGTATGTGTCAAACCGCTACATGGTTTCGGCGGGGAAGTGATCGATGAAGATTATGTGGATGATACCATTGATTT includes the following:
- a CDS encoding MarR family transcriptional regulator; translation: MDKTELKTDTDIIKLLYQIFVLLKNKMGKLLENEGIGHSHGIIIKTISEHKKIRITELSELIGISNSTLSGIIEKMKTLGIVERRRSDQDRRVVYVSISESFKKKHGDFHTKMNDYIEQTVKKVGHDERIKIIEGLSLLKKLLEESEHFKEDKSF
- a CDS encoding helix-turn-helix transcriptional regulator codes for the protein MHENVFNWILNQDSSKKIIVKDRDDFFKSSSFFHTILEFIQDGVSVLDSDLIVRYVNATIHNLYTKGVNPVNRKCYSIYHKRKKPCEDCPTLKTLETKEPQMNIISYPREGDTPGWHELFSIPVFDRKNNIILIIEYIRDITFHKYIKENLTDIEKRFKALEEQNNILMSILSQREEFQNNLENTISTNLEKFIKPLLNYMKKTANEKDVDLVSAIIDEIIYPITKKRPSSVSNLTPRELQIASFIKEGYQSKEIADKLCVTKKAIDYHRLNIRKKLKLSRESNLRTYLETHL